Proteins from a single region of Vulgatibacter sp.:
- a CDS encoding glycosyltransferase family 4 protein, protein MAQNLRTDEIALTSVERPRGQAIEREERVLLFVVNDLDFFLSHRLPVALAAKAARYRVHVATPSSDRATEVEALGLRHHSIPLTRKGTNPLTELRSLMALLRLLRRLKPELVHLITIKPILYGGIAARLAGVPRSVSALCGLGYVFTAQGTLARLRRRAVCAGYRIALAGRRRVALFQNPDDRSTLLDAGILPPSRTRLIRGSGVDPSVYTVGPRPTGTPIVLIACRLLREKGVPEFIKAARVLRSRGNQARFVVVGSPDHGNPTSMTEAELAAAQDEGVIEWWGRRTDMHAVLNKATIVCLPSSYGEGVPKVLIEAASCGRALVSSDVAGCREIVKDRQNGLLVPPGDVERLASAIAELLGDPERCWHLGAAGRRFVQREFSLDSVVSRTLALYEELFSDDPVTT, encoded by the coding sequence GTGGCACAGAACCTTAGGACAGACGAAATCGCTCTCACCAGCGTGGAACGGCCACGCGGTCAGGCGATCGAGCGCGAAGAACGCGTTCTGTTGTTCGTTGTTAATGATCTCGATTTCTTCCTCTCGCACAGGCTTCCGGTTGCCTTGGCGGCGAAGGCCGCTCGCTACCGCGTGCACGTCGCTACGCCCTCGTCCGATAGAGCAACGGAGGTCGAAGCCCTCGGCTTGCGACACCACTCCATTCCGCTGACGAGGAAGGGCACGAACCCGTTGACTGAGCTGCGCTCGCTCATGGCGCTCCTACGGCTCCTCCGCCGCCTGAAGCCGGAGCTCGTGCACCTGATCACAATTAAGCCCATCCTGTACGGTGGAATCGCGGCTCGATTGGCCGGTGTGCCCCGTAGCGTAAGCGCGCTCTGCGGGCTAGGCTATGTATTCACGGCACAGGGAACGCTTGCGAGGCTCCGACGGCGTGCCGTCTGCGCCGGCTATCGAATCGCGCTTGCAGGCAGACGTAGAGTAGCACTCTTCCAGAATCCCGATGACCGCTCCACCCTGCTCGATGCGGGGATTCTTCCTCCTTCGCGTACCCGCCTAATCAGGGGATCGGGGGTAGACCCGAGCGTCTACACCGTGGGCCCGCGACCGACAGGTACACCTATCGTCTTGATTGCGTGCCGCCTGCTACGTGAGAAGGGTGTGCCCGAGTTCATCAAAGCCGCTCGTGTGCTCCGATCCAGAGGTAACCAGGCTCGATTCGTTGTAGTGGGCAGTCCGGATCATGGTAACCCGACCTCGATGACGGAGGCGGAACTGGCAGCCGCGCAGGATGAGGGTGTAATCGAGTGGTGGGGGCGTCGCACCGATATGCACGCGGTGCTGAACAAGGCGACGATCGTATGCTTGCCGTCCTCGTACGGAGAAGGCGTTCCGAAGGTCTTGATCGAGGCGGCCTCGTGTGGTCGTGCGCTCGTTAGCAGCGACGTAGCGGGATGCCGCGAAATCGTGAAGGACCGACAGAACGGACTCCTCGTCCCGCCTGGAGACGTCGAGCGCCTCGCTTCGGCAATCGCTGAGCTCCTCGGCGATCCGGAGCGCTGCTGGCATTTAGGCGCAGCCGGTCGCCGTTTTGTTCAGCGAGAGTTCTCTCTCGACTCGGTAGTTTCGCGGACGCTGGCTCTGTACGAAGAGCTCTTCTCCGACGACCCGGTGACGACATGA
- a CDS encoding NAD-dependent epimerase/dehydratase family protein, producing the protein MAHYLVTGAAGFIGSHLVDRLLREGHEITAVDNFDPFYDPAIKRAFVAAHGKSANYRLHELDIRDLDGMRSQLPTEYDAIVHLAARAGVRPSILDPVGYQEVNVRGTQNLLELAREWGVKQFVFASSSSVYGINPRVPWREDDHDLRPISPYASTKLSGELLGHVYSHLYGMRFVGLRFFTVYGPRQRPDLAIHKFARLMRAGKPLPFFGDGSTRRDYSYVDDIVEGIVRSIHYDRSLFEVINLGNDRTITLRELIAILEDELGVKAELNRLPNQPGDVPQTWASMERCNELLGTLPRTDFREGIRRFGSWLREQA; encoded by the coding sequence ATGGCCCACTACCTCGTCACCGGCGCAGCCGGCTTCATTGGCAGCCACCTCGTCGATCGCCTTCTGCGCGAAGGCCACGAGATCACCGCCGTCGACAACTTCGACCCCTTCTACGATCCAGCGATCAAGCGGGCCTTCGTCGCAGCGCATGGCAAAAGCGCCAACTACCGCCTCCACGAGCTCGACATCCGCGACCTCGATGGAATGCGGAGCCAGCTCCCCACCGAGTACGACGCGATCGTCCACCTGGCCGCCCGGGCCGGCGTGCGCCCCTCCATCCTGGATCCGGTCGGCTACCAGGAGGTGAACGTACGCGGCACCCAGAACCTGCTCGAGCTCGCCCGTGAGTGGGGCGTGAAGCAGTTCGTCTTCGCCTCCTCCAGCAGCGTCTACGGGATCAATCCCCGTGTGCCCTGGCGTGAGGACGACCACGACCTGCGCCCGATCAGCCCCTACGCGAGCACGAAGCTGAGCGGCGAGCTCCTCGGCCACGTCTACAGCCACCTCTATGGCATGCGCTTCGTCGGCCTGCGCTTCTTCACTGTCTACGGCCCGCGGCAGCGCCCGGATCTCGCCATCCACAAATTCGCCCGGCTGATGCGCGCCGGAAAGCCGCTGCCCTTCTTCGGCGATGGCAGCACCCGGCGCGACTACAGCTACGTCGACGACATCGTCGAGGGCATCGTCCGCTCCATCCACTATGACCGCTCGCTCTTCGAGGTGATCAACCTCGGCAACGACCGCACGATCACCCTGCGGGAGCTCATCGCCATCCTCGAGGACGAGCTGGGCGTGAAGGCGGAGCTGAACCGCCTCCCCAATCAGCCCGGCGACGTGCCCCAGACCTGGGCGAGCATGGAGCGCTGCAACGAGCTCCTGGGGACGCTTCCCCGGACGGATTTTCGCGAAGGGATCCGGCGCTTTGGAAGCTGGCTCCGCGAGCAGGCGTGA
- the wecB gene encoding non-hydrolyzing UDP-N-acetylglucosamine 2-epimerase produces the protein MKIVHVVGARPNFMKVAPLMAAIERAGIAEQILVHTGQHYDASMSDVFFEELGLRRPHVFLGVGGGTPTEQTAQAMIGFEKVLREHRPDLVVVVGDVNSTIAAALTATQQHVRVAHVEAGLRSNDMSMPEEINRVLTDRISDLLLTPSEDANENLRREGLPEERIHLVGNIMIDTLLSCLPRAKVSGTVAKLGLTPGKYAVATIHRAGNVDDRATLERLVEALDRVQQRLPIVFPIHPRTKKQLEAFGLMERMERMPHVKRVGPQGYLEMVDLTAHAAVVLTDSGGLQEESTALGVPCLTLREETERPITVSEGTNTIVGTEPARIVAELEKVLAGKGKRGRCPALWDGRTSERIVELIQREGRSWSRPVEASAQL, from the coding sequence ATGAAGATCGTCCACGTCGTCGGAGCCCGTCCCAACTTCATGAAGGTCGCGCCGCTCATGGCAGCGATCGAGCGTGCGGGGATCGCAGAGCAGATCCTCGTCCACACCGGCCAGCACTACGACGCGTCGATGAGCGACGTGTTCTTCGAGGAGCTCGGCCTGCGCCGGCCCCACGTCTTCCTCGGCGTCGGCGGCGGCACCCCCACCGAGCAGACCGCCCAGGCGATGATCGGCTTCGAGAAGGTGCTGCGCGAGCACCGTCCCGATCTGGTGGTGGTGGTGGGCGACGTGAATTCCACCATCGCCGCGGCGCTCACCGCCACCCAGCAGCACGTGCGGGTGGCGCACGTCGAGGCGGGCTTGCGCTCGAACGACATGTCGATGCCGGAGGAGATCAACCGGGTGCTGACCGACCGGATCAGCGACCTGCTGCTCACGCCCTCCGAGGACGCGAACGAGAACCTCCGGCGCGAGGGCTTGCCCGAGGAGCGGATCCACCTCGTCGGCAACATCATGATCGACACCCTGCTCTCCTGCCTGCCCCGGGCGAAGGTGAGCGGCACGGTGGCAAAGCTCGGCCTTACGCCCGGCAAGTACGCGGTGGCGACCATCCACCGCGCCGGCAACGTGGACGACCGGGCCACCTTGGAGCGGCTGGTGGAGGCGCTGGATCGGGTGCAGCAGCGCTTGCCGATCGTCTTTCCGATCCACCCGCGCACGAAGAAGCAGCTCGAGGCGTTCGGGCTTATGGAGCGGATGGAGCGGATGCCGCACGTGAAGCGGGTCGGACCGCAGGGCTACCTGGAGATGGTCGATCTCACCGCCCATGCGGCGGTGGTGCTCACCGACTCCGGCGGCCTGCAGGAGGAGAGCACGGCGCTGGGCGTGCCCTGCCTTACGCTTCGTGAGGAGACCGAGCGGCCGATCACGGTGAGCGAGGGGACCAACACGATCGTGGGCACCGAGCCTGCGCGGATCGTGGCGGAGCTCGAGAAGGTGCTCGCCGGCAAGGGCAAGCGGGGGCGGTGCCCGGCGCTCTGGGATGGCAGGACGAGCGAGCGGATCGTCGAGCTCATTCAGCGCGAGGGGCGCAGCTGGTCGCGGCCGGTAGAGGCCAGCGCGCAGCTCTGA
- a CDS encoding CTP synthase → MTAARARRSNKFIFVTGGVVSSLGKGLTAASIGALLENRGMKVTFIKLDPYINVDPGTMSPFQHGEVFVTDDGAETDLDLGHYERFTSAHMTKANNYTTGRIYNAVIQKERRGEYLGKTVQVIPHITDEIKGVVREAAEGNDVTLVEVGGTVGDIESLPFLEAIRQMRYDVGAENCLYLHLTYVPYIAAAGEVKTKPTQHSVMKLREIGIQADVLVCRSEKPLAKELKDKIALFCSVDPGSVFSAQDVSTIYELPLALHKEGLDDKIAELLNIWSRAPQLDNWEQVFERITRPSRGEVRIGVVGKYVELAESYKSLNEALTHGGVANDVKVKLEFVDSTEIEQSGAEKNLAGLDAILVPGGFGIRGTEGKIAAVRYARENKVPFFGICLGLQMAVTEFGRNVLGLEGANSLEFDEKAKHPVITLMEAQKTVREKGGTMRLGGYECALKEGTLARKLYGQETVLERHRHRFEFNNAYREQYEAGGMVFSGLNPELNLVEMIELPDHPHFIGCQAHPEFKSKPTEPHPLFSGFVRAALEFRDRKAAQPSNVVPVRPDNKVKA, encoded by the coding sequence ATGACCGCAGCTCGCGCACGACGCTCGAATAAGTTCATTTTCGTAACCGGCGGGGTCGTCTCCTCGCTCGGCAAGGGCCTGACCGCCGCCTCGATCGGCGCCCTGCTCGAGAACCGGGGGATGAAGGTCACCTTCATCAAGCTCGACCCCTACATCAACGTCGATCCCGGCACCATGAGCCCGTTCCAGCACGGCGAGGTCTTCGTGACCGACGACGGCGCCGAGACGGACCTCGACCTCGGTCACTACGAGCGGTTCACCTCCGCCCACATGACCAAGGCCAACAACTACACCACCGGCCGGATCTACAACGCCGTCATCCAGAAGGAGCGGCGGGGCGAGTACCTGGGCAAGACGGTCCAGGTCATTCCCCACATCACCGACGAGATCAAGGGTGTGGTCCGCGAAGCGGCCGAGGGCAACGACGTCACCCTGGTCGAGGTCGGCGGCACCGTGGGCGACATCGAGTCGCTGCCCTTCCTCGAGGCGATCCGGCAGATGCGCTACGACGTGGGCGCGGAGAACTGCCTCTACCTCCACCTCACCTACGTGCCCTACATCGCGGCCGCAGGCGAGGTGAAGACCAAGCCCACCCAGCACTCGGTGATGAAGCTCCGCGAGATCGGCATCCAGGCGGACGTCCTCGTCTGCCGCTCGGAGAAGCCGCTCGCCAAGGAGCTGAAGGACAAGATCGCGCTCTTCTGCTCGGTCGATCCCGGCTCGGTCTTCTCCGCCCAGGACGTCTCGACCATCTACGAGCTGCCCCTGGCGCTTCACAAGGAAGGGCTCGACGACAAGATCGCCGAGCTCCTCAACATCTGGTCGCGCGCCCCCCAGCTCGACAACTGGGAGCAGGTCTTCGAGCGGATCACCCGCCCCAGCCGCGGCGAGGTCCGCATTGGCGTGGTGGGCAAGTACGTGGAGCTTGCCGAGAGCTACAAGTCGCTCAACGAGGCCCTGACCCACGGCGGCGTGGCCAACGACGTCAAGGTGAAGCTCGAGTTCGTCGACTCCACCGAGATCGAGCAGTCGGGCGCCGAGAAGAACCTCGCCGGCCTCGACGCCATCCTCGTCCCTGGCGGCTTCGGCATCCGCGGCACCGAGGGCAAGATCGCCGCCGTCCGCTACGCCCGCGAGAACAAGGTGCCCTTCTTCGGCATCTGCCTCGGGCTCCAGATGGCGGTGACCGAGTTCGGCCGCAACGTGCTCGGCCTCGAGGGTGCCAACTCCCTCGAGTTCGACGAGAAGGCCAAGCACCCGGTGATCACGCTGATGGAGGCGCAGAAGACCGTCCGCGAAAAGGGCGGCACCATGCGCCTCGGCGGCTACGAGTGCGCACTCAAGGAAGGCACGCTCGCCCGCAAGCTCTACGGCCAGGAGACGGTCCTCGAGCGCCATCGCCACCGCTTCGAGTTCAACAACGCCTACCGCGAGCAGTACGAGGCGGGCGGCATGGTCTTCTCCGGCCTGAACCCCGAGCTGAACCTCGTGGAGATGATCGAGCTGCCTGACCACCCGCACTTCATCGGCTGCCAGGCGCACCCCGAGTTCAAGTCGAAGCCCACCGAGCCGCACCCGCTCTTCTCTGGCTTCGTCCGCGCCGCCCTGGAGTTCCGCGACCGCAAGGCCGCCCAGCCCTCGAACGTGGTCCCGGTCCGCCCGGACAACAAGGTGAAGGCGTGA
- a CDS encoding RluA family pseudouridine synthase — MSDEPIDEASEEYEVPFRVELNYAGWRLDRYLAEKIRRLSRTKVQEIIKTHLVHDEPRTLKASTQVWPGLEFRLRRRRDPEPDGPRDFGVVYEDEDLLVVDKPAGLAIHPSARYYLNTLTTLLRERQPEGEKWDIAHRLDRETSGIVVCGKRPEVSRKLKMAFERAGTIRKEYLAIVHGWPAADREIDLPLALLDHPLRVKMGVVPEPEGKPSLTGMKVEGRFRVEGLPWRGPELALVRCFPRTGRQHQIRVHLAAVGHPIVGDKIYGPSDRYFADFADGVLADEARAELVLPRHALHAAAITLPHPRDGRALRVEAPLPADMAALANGIRNEAGNPAA; from the coding sequence ATGAGCGACGAGCCCATCGACGAGGCAAGCGAAGAGTACGAGGTGCCGTTCCGCGTGGAGCTGAACTACGCGGGGTGGCGCCTCGACCGCTATCTGGCCGAGAAGATCCGCAGGCTCTCCCGCACCAAGGTGCAGGAGATCATCAAGACCCACCTGGTGCACGACGAGCCGCGCACGCTCAAGGCCTCGACGCAGGTGTGGCCGGGGCTCGAGTTTCGCCTCCGCCGCAGGCGCGACCCCGAGCCCGACGGGCCGCGGGATTTCGGCGTGGTCTACGAGGACGAGGATCTTCTCGTCGTCGACAAGCCGGCGGGCCTCGCCATCCATCCCAGCGCCCGCTACTACCTGAACACGCTGACCACCCTGCTCCGCGAGCGGCAGCCCGAAGGCGAGAAGTGGGACATCGCCCACCGCCTCGACCGGGAGACGAGCGGCATCGTGGTCTGCGGCAAGCGGCCCGAGGTTTCGCGCAAGCTCAAGATGGCCTTCGAGCGGGCGGGCACCATCCGCAAGGAGTACCTGGCGATCGTGCACGGGTGGCCGGCTGCCGACCGCGAGATCGATCTGCCCCTGGCGCTCCTCGATCACCCGCTGCGGGTGAAGATGGGCGTGGTGCCGGAGCCGGAGGGAAAGCCCTCGCTCACCGGGATGAAGGTGGAGGGGCGCTTCCGTGTGGAGGGGTTGCCGTGGCGAGGGCCGGAGCTGGCGCTGGTGCGCTGCTTTCCCCGCACCGGACGCCAGCACCAGATCCGCGTGCACCTGGCGGCGGTGGGCCACCCGATCGTCGGCGACAAGATCTACGGCCCCTCCGACCGCTACTTCGCCGACTTCGCCGACGGCGTGCTCGCCGACGAGGCCCGCGCCGAGCTGGTGCTCCCGCGCCACGCGCTCCACGCAGCGGCGATCACCCTGCCCCACCCGCGGGACGGCAGAGCCCTGCGTGTGGAGGCGCCCCTGCCCGCCGACATGGCCGCCCTGGCGAACGGCATTCGAAACGAGGCGGGAAACCCCGCCGCTTAG
- a CDS encoding GNAT family N-acetyltransferase, whose translation MAIRRARVEDVKQIYEIIRSNPREVVPRSFPDILTQIDRFYVDADPEQPSVLRGVASWKVLPEQTDIENPELWIEVISLSVRAEYQKLGIGSGLVKHMLRKLRALDPDKIICLTFSPPFFTKLGFVEIPKAKILSKIYTGCINCTRYPGPTNCPEVAMEYVWKRRRPRKAKLPLAPV comes from the coding sequence ATGGCAATCCGCAGGGCCCGCGTCGAGGACGTGAAGCAGATCTACGAGATCATCCGCTCGAACCCGCGCGAGGTGGTCCCCCGCTCGTTCCCCGACATCCTCACCCAGATCGACCGCTTCTACGTCGACGCTGATCCCGAGCAGCCCTCCGTGCTGCGGGGCGTGGCCTCCTGGAAGGTGCTGCCCGAGCAGACCGACATCGAGAATCCCGAGCTCTGGATCGAGGTGATCAGCCTCTCGGTGCGCGCGGAGTACCAGAAGCTTGGCATCGGCTCAGGCCTCGTGAAGCACATGCTCCGCAAGCTCCGGGCCCTCGATCCCGACAAGATCATCTGCCTTACCTTCTCCCCCCCCTTCTTCACCAAGTTGGGGTTCGTGGAGATTCCGAAGGCAAAGATCCTCTCGAAGATCTATACCGGCTGCATCAACTGCACCCGCTACCCCGGACCGACCAACTGTCCCGAGGTGGCGATGGAGTACGTCTGGAAGCGGCGGCGGCCCCGGAAGGCCAAGCTGCCGCTCGCGCCGGTCTAG
- a CDS encoding nucleotide sugar dehydrogenase produces the protein MSEKIGVVGLGYVGLPVALAFARKFETIGFDISESRVAALREGRDPNGETESEELKGSSLRYTTSASDLADCSFFVVAVPTPVDASNRPDLTPVIKASETLGKVLKPGAVVVYESTVFPGCTEEICGPVLARVSGLRQGVDFKLGYSPERINPGDKKNTFETVTKIVSGEDAETLERVAAAYGAIVPAGVFRAANLKAAEAAKVIENAQRDINIAFMNEVAHICDRLGVRTADVIAGMNTKWNALRFTPGLVGGHCIGVDPYYITSKAEELGYFPEVILSGRRINNGMGAFIAQRLIKMLAKGGKPITGAKVGVLGLTFKENVSDLRNSRVPDIITELRAFGVEVVVTDAFADPREAQHEYGLELSPLSALRDLDALVLAVSHQPYLDMPRSDLLGMLKGGGGVLIDVKSLFEPASLPNSIAYWSL, from the coding sequence ATGAGCGAAAAGATCGGCGTCGTCGGGTTGGGCTATGTGGGACTCCCCGTAGCGTTGGCGTTTGCGCGGAAGTTCGAGACGATCGGCTTCGACATCAGCGAGAGCCGGGTCGCCGCGCTCCGCGAGGGCCGGGATCCCAACGGTGAGACCGAGTCCGAGGAGCTGAAGGGCTCGTCTCTGCGCTACACCACCAGCGCCTCGGACCTTGCCGACTGCAGCTTCTTCGTGGTGGCGGTGCCCACGCCTGTCGATGCGAGCAACCGTCCCGACCTCACCCCGGTGATCAAGGCCTCGGAGACCCTCGGCAAGGTGCTCAAGCCCGGCGCCGTGGTGGTCTACGAGTCGACCGTCTTCCCGGGGTGCACCGAGGAGATCTGCGGGCCGGTGCTGGCGCGCGTGTCGGGGCTGCGCCAGGGCGTCGACTTCAAGCTCGGCTACTCACCCGAGCGCATCAACCCGGGCGACAAGAAGAACACGTTCGAGACGGTGACCAAGATCGTCTCGGGAGAGGACGCCGAGACCCTGGAGCGGGTCGCGGCGGCCTACGGCGCCATCGTGCCGGCGGGCGTCTTCCGGGCTGCGAATCTCAAGGCCGCCGAGGCGGCGAAGGTGATCGAGAACGCCCAGCGCGACATCAACATCGCCTTCATGAACGAGGTGGCGCACATCTGCGACCGCCTCGGCGTCCGCACCGCCGACGTCATCGCCGGCATGAACACCAAGTGGAACGCTCTCCGCTTTACCCCGGGCCTGGTGGGCGGCCACTGCATCGGCGTCGACCCCTACTACATCACCTCCAAGGCGGAGGAGCTCGGCTACTTCCCCGAGGTGATCCTCTCCGGTCGCCGCATCAACAACGGCATGGGCGCCTTCATCGCCCAGCGCCTGATCAAGATGCTGGCGAAGGGGGGCAAGCCGATCACCGGGGCGAAGGTCGGCGTGCTGGGCCTCACGTTCAAGGAGAATGTCTCCGATCTCCGGAACAGCCGGGTCCCCGACATCATCACCGAGCTGCGAGCATTCGGGGTCGAGGTGGTGGTGACCGACGCCTTCGCAGATCCGAGGGAAGCCCAGCACGAGTACGGCCTCGAGCTCTCCCCGCTCTCGGCGCTTCGCGACCTCGATGCGCTGGTACTCGCCGTTTCCCACCAGCCCTACCTCGACATGCCCCGCAGTGATCTGCTGGGGATGTTGAAGGGTGGGGGCGGCGTGCTCATCGACGTGAAGTCGCTCTTCGAGCCGGCATCGCTGCCGAACTCGATCGCCTACTGGAGCCTCTAG
- the kdsB gene encoding 3-deoxy-manno-octulosonate cytidylyltransferase, with amino-acid sequence MQVAVIIPARLASERLPEKPLADICGKPMVVRVLERAKGARGVGQVVVATDSERIAQAVSAAGGTAVMTPADCASGSDRCAHAARQLPAADVVVNVQGDEPLLAPEAIEQLLSAFEDPSVEMATLARPLAEGEFTNPNVVKVVSAASGDALYFSRAPIPHQRGGGVPPLARAHVGIYGFRAAFLQAFTKLGPTPLEQTEKLEQLRVLEHGHRIRVVHTAYRAVGVDTPEDLERVRAIFGGG; translated from the coding sequence GTGCAGGTCGCCGTAATCATCCCCGCCCGGCTGGCGAGTGAGCGCCTGCCCGAGAAGCCCCTCGCCGACATCTGCGGCAAGCCGATGGTGGTGCGGGTGCTCGAGCGGGCGAAAGGAGCCCGCGGGGTGGGGCAGGTGGTGGTGGCGACCGACTCCGAGCGCATCGCCCAAGCGGTGAGCGCTGCAGGCGGCACGGCGGTGATGACGCCGGCCGACTGCGCCTCGGGCTCGGACCGCTGCGCCCACGCCGCCAGGCAGCTCCCCGCCGCCGACGTGGTGGTGAATGTCCAGGGCGACGAGCCGCTGCTCGCGCCCGAGGCGATCGAGCAGCTGCTCTCGGCCTTCGAGGACCCCTCGGTGGAGATGGCGACCCTCGCCCGCCCGCTTGCGGAGGGCGAGTTCACGAACCCCAACGTGGTCAAGGTGGTGAGCGCGGCAAGCGGCGACGCGCTCTACTTCTCTCGCGCCCCCATCCCGCACCAGCGCGGCGGCGGCGTCCCGCCCCTGGCCCGCGCCCACGTCGGCATCTACGGTTTCCGCGCCGCTTTCCTGCAGGCCTTTACGAAGCTTGGACCCACGCCCCTCGAGCAGACCGAGAAGCTCGAGCAGCTTCGTGTGCTCGAGCACGGCCACCGGATCCGCGTGGTCCACACCGCCTACCGTGCGGTGGGCGTGGACACGCCCGAGGACCTCGAGCGCGTCCGGGCGATTTTCGGGGGCGGCTGA
- the kdsA gene encoding 3-deoxy-8-phosphooctulonate synthase, with protein MSAISCRIRDDVVAGDGQPLVLICGPDVVETEEQVLATAHEVKRVSEKYGVPAVFKCSFDKANRTSITSYRGPGLEKALPLFERVKRETGLPLTTDVHESWQAEPVSQVADLIQVPAFLCRQTDLLVACAKTGRAVNVKKGQFVGPRDMRHVASKLREAGATEIMLTERGASFGYNNLVVDMRSLPLMREHGAPVCMDATHAVQLPSAAGGTSGGERRFVAALARGAAAVGIDALFLEIHPDPDKALCDGPNSLDFPLFERVVSEVVAIRKALGQA; from the coding sequence GTGAGCGCCATCTCCTGCCGCATCCGCGACGACGTGGTGGCAGGCGACGGCCAGCCCCTCGTCCTCATCTGCGGCCCCGACGTGGTTGAGACCGAGGAGCAGGTCCTCGCCACCGCCCACGAGGTGAAGCGGGTCAGCGAGAAGTACGGCGTTCCCGCCGTCTTCAAGTGCTCCTTTGACAAGGCGAACCGCACCTCGATCACCAGCTACCGCGGCCCCGGCCTCGAGAAGGCGCTGCCTCTCTTCGAGCGGGTGAAGCGGGAGACGGGCCTGCCGCTCACCACCGACGTGCACGAGTCGTGGCAGGCTGAGCCGGTGAGCCAGGTCGCCGACCTCATCCAGGTGCCCGCCTTCCTCTGCCGGCAGACGGATCTCCTCGTCGCCTGCGCCAAGACCGGCCGGGCGGTGAACGTGAAGAAGGGCCAGTTCGTCGGCCCCCGCGACATGCGCCACGTCGCCAGCAAGCTCCGCGAGGCAGGCGCCACCGAGATCATGCTCACCGAGCGCGGCGCCTCCTTCGGCTACAACAACCTCGTGGTCGACATGCGCTCGCTGCCCTTGATGCGGGAGCACGGCGCGCCGGTCTGCATGGACGCGACCCACGCGGTACAGCTCCCCTCGGCGGCTGGCGGCACCTCCGGCGGCGAGCGGCGCTTCGTCGCGGCCCTTGCCCGCGGCGCTGCGGCGGTAGGGATCGACGCGCTCTTTCTCGAGATCCACCCGGATCCCGACAAAGCGCTCTGCGACGGGCCCAACTCCCTCGACTTCCCGCTCTTCGAGCGGGTCGTGTCCGAGGTGGTGGCGATCCGCAAGGCGCTCGGGCAGGCTTGA